The genomic window CTATGCAATTTCCGATCACCCGGCGTTTAGCGATGAGTATTGGTTTATTACCTTATTCATATGTAGGATATGATTTCGGCGAGAGCCGTACTGAGGGCGGTTTAAGTTGGGGAGAAAGCTTTAGTGGCGAAGGTGGCTTAAGCGATGCCTATTTAGGGCTCTCCTATGATATTTGGAAGAAGCGTCTTTCCATTGGTTTGAACGCCGGATTTTTATTTGGAAATATAACACATTCCCGCAACTTGATTTTCCCGAGTTCGACAGGGGCGGACGATGTGTATAGAAACCAACGTTATGAGATTCGTGATTTAAAGTTAGATTTTGGTATTCAATATACGCATCCTTTGAGCAAGACGGAGCATGTCACGGTAGGTTTCGTTTATTCTCCTGGGAAAAAGCTGAATACGACTGTGTATGATACTCAACTTGTCGGTTCTTCGGCTACATCCGGATATACAAGGAACGATACAATTAAGAATTATCGGTTTGATATGCCAAACTCTTATGGAGCGGGTATCTCTTATGTGAAGGAGAACCGGTTGACGTTAGCTGCGGACTTCTTATATGAGGACTGGGCGAACGCTTATTTTGATAACGAGAAAGGTCAATTCAAGAATCGTACACGTGTAGCGGCTGGTGCCGAATTTATTCCTCGTTATGATAATCGTAATTATCTGGGACGTATCA from Parabacteroides distasonis ATCC 8503 includes these protein-coding regions:
- a CDS encoding membrane protein, whose protein sequence is MLKINKVVIISFLIFTQLPLWAQNNTNSPYTRFGYGELADRSFGAGRAMGGVGYGLRSSKQINPLNPASYSCMDSLTFLFDFGASGQVSWFYDGTNKQRQMNGNVEYIAMQFPITRRLAMSIGLLPYSYVGYDFGESRTEGGLSWGESFSGEGGLSDAYLGLSYDIWKKRLSIGLNAGFLFGNITHSRNLIFPSSTGADDVYRNQRYEIRDLKLDFGIQYTHPLSKTEHVTVGFVYSPGKKLNTTVYDTQLVGSSATSGYTRNDTIKNYRFDMPNSYGAGISYVKENRLTLAADFLYEDWANAYFDNEKGQFKNRTRVAAGAEFIPRYDNRNYLGRIRYRAGFHYSNSYLRVSRSEENGYKGHGYNEYGASIGFGLPLIDNRSLVNLSFEYVKIRPELRTMIDEQYFRFTVNYTFNELWFFKRKVD